A genomic region of Dreissena polymorpha isolate Duluth1 chromosome 4, UMN_Dpol_1.0, whole genome shotgun sequence contains the following coding sequences:
- the LOC127876586 gene encoding MIT domain-containing protein 1-like isoform X1: protein MSGMVGGMLTAATSVLTRAVELDTKARMDEAVVCYQEGLQLLMDVMKNTPAGDSKEKLREKVKTYMARAEELKKLVEAEKQAGKYHEQIHIENDSTGHSYSRLFGQFLDATLTEVIVEDPYIRSTHQLYNFLRFCEMVVKSEAKVRSIKLITGQDERPDQRSNQEGKLRDLATSLTSYNISLEWQYSNTLHDREIRRLSCSWVIEAASGYDDVIIQMEVLNSSLEYSLACVRDSVEIRDGDKEFHRSLASWCGATWPEGPLSTSRDKAYIGFSTDFKKNNYMGFILAYWLEKKPIQLTHDRTWGSVNYVLLGVGLTLLLAVPVCFLGLYIGHDVNQRRSVVISERKSGCNGHVTTRRKTS, encoded by the exons ATGTCTGGAATGGTAGGCGGCATGCTGACTGCAGCCACATCAGTACTGACCAGGGCAGTGGAGCTGGACACCAAGGCCCGAATGGACGAAGCAGTCGTCTGCTACCAGGAGGGCCTGCAGTTGCTCATGGATGTCATGAAAA ATACACCTGCAGGAGATAGCAAAGAGAAATTAAGGGAGAAAGTGAAGACCTACATGGCTAGAGCTGAAGAACTCAAGAAACTTGTCGAGGCAGAAAAGCAAG CGGGGAAATATCATGAGCAGATACACATTGAGAATGATTCTACTGGGCACAGCTATAGTCGGTTATTTGGACAGTTTTTAGATGCAACACTGACAGAAGTCATTGTGGAAGATCCATACATAAGGTCCACTCATCAG CTCTACAATTTTCTGAGATTCTGTGAAATGGTAGTGAAGTCTGAGGCAAAAGTAAGAAGCATCAAGTTGATCACTGGTCAAGATGAG CGGCCAGACCAGAGATCGAACCAGGAAGGGAAGCTGCGGGATCTGGCCACCAGCCTGACCAGCTATAACATCTCCCTGGAGTGGCAGTACTCCAACACACTGCATGACCGGGAGATCAG ACGCTTGTCTTGCTCCTGGGTCATCGAGGCGGCCTCTGGGTACGATGACGTCATCATTCAAATGGAGGTGCTTAACTCGTCACTAGAGTACTCCCTGGCCTGCGTGCGCGACTCCGTGGAGATCCGAGACG GCGACAAGGAGTTTCACCGATCTCTGGCGTCATGGTGTGGCGCCACTTGGCCGGAAGGGCCTCTCAGCACGTCACGTGACAAAGCCTACATAGGGTTCAGTACGGACTTCAAGAAAAACAACTACATGGGATTTATATTGGCGTACTGGCTGGAAAAGAAGC CCATTCAACTGACGCATGACCGGACGTGGGGCAGCGTAAACTATGTCCTGTTGGGGGTCGGTCTGACCTTGCTTCTGGCGGTGCCTGTCTGTTTCCTAGGGCTCTACATCGGTCATGACGTCAACCAGCGCCGCAGTGTCGTCATCAGTGAACGGAAGTCCGGGTGCAACGGCCACGTGACAACGCGCCGAAAGACTAGCTAA
- the LOC127876586 gene encoding MIT domain-containing protein 1-like isoform X3 has translation MSGMVGGMLTAATSVLTRAVELDTKARMDEAVVCYQEGLQLLMDVMKNTPAGDSKEKLREKVKTYMARAEELKKLVEAEKQAGKYHEQIHIENDSTGHSYSRLFGQFLDATLTEVIVEDPYIRSTHQLYNFLRFCEMVVKSEAKVRSIKLITGQDERPDQRSNQEGKLRDLATSLTSYNISLEWQYSNTLHDREIRFNNGWIIKIGRGLDMYKATDGKFVIGFCDFDLRKCHETTVDIFHQKHVNTSFGVADT, from the exons ATGTCTGGAATGGTAGGCGGCATGCTGACTGCAGCCACATCAGTACTGACCAGGGCAGTGGAGCTGGACACCAAGGCCCGAATGGACGAAGCAGTCGTCTGCTACCAGGAGGGCCTGCAGTTGCTCATGGATGTCATGAAAA ATACACCTGCAGGAGATAGCAAAGAGAAATTAAGGGAGAAAGTGAAGACCTACATGGCTAGAGCTGAAGAACTCAAGAAACTTGTCGAGGCAGAAAAGCAAG CGGGGAAATATCATGAGCAGATACACATTGAGAATGATTCTACTGGGCACAGCTATAGTCGGTTATTTGGACAGTTTTTAGATGCAACACTGACAGAAGTCATTGTGGAAGATCCATACATAAGGTCCACTCATCAG CTCTACAATTTTCTGAGATTCTGTGAAATGGTAGTGAAGTCTGAGGCAAAAGTAAGAAGCATCAAGTTGATCACTGGTCAAGATGAG CGGCCAGACCAGAGATCGAACCAGGAAGGGAAGCTGCGGGATCTGGCCACCAGCCTGACCAGCTATAACATCTCCCTGGAGTGGCAGTACTCCAACACACTGCATGACCGGGAGATCAG ATTCAACAACGGGTGGATCATCAAGATCGGTCGAGGCCTGGATATGTACAAGGCTACGGACGGGAAGTTTGTGATCGGCTTCTGTGATTTTGACCTTCGAAAGTGCCATGAGACCACAGTGGATATATTTCACCAGAAACACGTCAACACATCTTTTGGGGTAGCGGATACTTGA
- the LOC127876588 gene encoding microsomal glutathione S-transferase 2-like isoform X3 codes for MDGPPDFLRAVRAQQNCLEFSVPFEIVLWTSAAFCHQAPTAMLGMVYLYARQRYIKGYIEAAEKRVPPFWLSIRALQGLSVLSITGLINVVLREYAGVNLVAMARERIF; via the exons ATGGACGGACCGCCGGACTTCCTGCGAGCGGTCCGAGCTCA ACAAAACTGCTTAGAGTTCAGCGTTCCGTTTGAAATAGTCCTATGGACGTCGGCTGCATTTTGCCACCAAG CGCCAACTGCAATGTTGGGAATGGTCTATCTGTACGCCAGACAAAGATACATCAAAGGCTACATTGAGGCTGCAGAGAAAAG GGTACCTCCATTCTGGTTGAGTATCCGCGCCCTACAGGGCTTGTCAGTGCTCAGTATTACGGGGCTGATCAACGTGGTGCTCCGGGAGTACGCGGGGGTAAACCTTGTTGCCATGGCGAGGGAGCGCatcttttga